The proteins below come from a single Diadema setosum chromosome 21, eeDiaSeto1, whole genome shotgun sequence genomic window:
- the LOC140244821 gene encoding G-protein coupled receptor 161-like, with translation MKLCHESPQRRSISPMALITPDPTTDPMSQQATELSDGPAATTATFEGLGQGESDTNTPQWAIILQAVSLAIITVLAGALNAVVIHTIRKRIYLQTPSNRFIYSMTISNAVMTFVVLPFNFTTIIIGEWIFGVVMCNLMGFITLCTLTGTIFSIALITLDRYYAIVQPMLYPLKMTSNYTSHLVVSIWILALICTLPPSFGWSRYTYRPAKAACMTEWHYHVSFSGFFAASSTLFPVFLICYCYVGILKVARQSSRRVSHGNVVVEEAIKIMSRRRSRRTSLLVNIRMNSPTKALRTVLITVGALMLTWFPFVAELLCEAVLGDYHVADWFEAGAVWLAYCSLILNPIIYALWNKTVRNEILGMFCTRSVSLQWAWRDDDKILARRRESRRLSISGSITDLSYTTVLKGKLTNSTLVTTTGQQTSSNGSVVSGVPLASIHEIGSSNRVTSPPLSSKKSRSNSGQQKISKATTSRVQQVGSVTADVHRPEKSPVRRSARLLSGRKDAREVKGEVDSGQSSHRKLSIVSVDENSTN, from the exons ATGAAACTCTGTCATGAGTCACCACAGAGGAGATCAATATCACCAATGGCCCTAATCACTCCTGATCCGACGACCGATCCAATGTCCCAGCAAGCAACAGAGCTTTCAGATGGTCCAGCAGCAACCACAGCAACTTTTGAAGGACTGGGACAGGGAGAAAGTGACACCAACACCCCGCAGTGGGCGATCATCTTGCAGGCCGTGTCCCTGGCCATCATCACGGTGCTGGCTGGCGCCCTCAACGCCGTCGTCATCCACACGATCCGCAAGCGCATATACCTCCAGACGCCTAGCAACCGCTTCATCTACAGCATGACCATCTCCAACGCTGTCATGACCTTTGTGGTGCTGCCTTTCAATtttaccaccatcatcattggGGAGTGGATATTTGGTGTGGTGATGTGCAATCTCATGGGTTTCATCACACTATGCACATTGACTGGGACCATCTTTAGCATCGCCCTTATTACACTTGACAG GTATTATGCAATAGTTCAGCCCATGCTGTACCCATTGAAAATGACATCGAATTATACTTCCCACTTGGTGGTGTCCATCTGGATATTGGCTCTCATATGTACCCTTCCGCCCTCATTTGGTTGGTCGAGGTATACGTATCGACCAGCCAAGGCAGCGTGCATGACGGAGTGGCACTACCATGTGTCCTTCTCCGGTTTCTTCGCCGCCTCGTCTACCCTGTTTCCCGTTTTCCTTATATGCTACTGCTACGTAGGCATTCTGAAAGTTGCTAGGCAGAGTTCCCGCAGGGTGAGCCATGGCAATGTCGTGGTGGAGGAAGCAATAAAAATCATGTCTCGGAGGCGATCGCGCAGAACGTCACTGCTCGTGAACATACGAATGAACTCGCCAACGAAGGCTTTACGGACAGTCCTTATTACTGTAGGCGCACTAATGCTGACTTGGTTTCCATTTGTTGCGGAGCTGCTGTGTGAGGCGGTTCTGGGAGACTACCACGTTGCAGATTGGTTTGAGGCAGGCGCTGTTTGGTTGGCGTACTGCAGCCTCATCTTGAACCCCATAATCTATGCTCTGTGGAATAAGACAGTGCGCAACGAGATCTTAGGGATGTTCTGCACGCGATCTGTGAGCCTACAGTGGGCGTGGCGAGACGACGACAAGATTCTCGCCCGGCGCAGAGAGTCGCGACGTCTCAGCATCAGCGGTAGCATCACAGATCTGAGCTACACAACAGTGCTAAAAGGGAAGCTAACCAACAGTACCCTTGTCACCACCACTGGACAGCAAACCTCCAGCAATGGATCTG TTGTTTCAGGTGTGCCCTTGGCAAGCATACATGAGATTGGGTCCAGCAACAGGGTCACCAGTCCACCGCTGTCCAGCAAAAAATCGAGGTCAAACTCTGGGCAACAGAAAATATCCAAAGCAACAACTTCTAGGGTGCAGCAAGTGGGTAGTGTCACAGCTGACGTCCACCGGCCGGAGAAATCTCCAGTGCGAAGGTCGGCGAGGCTACTGTCAGGTCGCAAGGATGCTCGGGAGGTCAAAGGTGAGGTCGACAGTGGACAGAGCAGCCACCGCAAGCTCAGCATCGTGAGTGTGGATGAGAACAGCACGAATTGA